A single Paenibacillus sp. FSL R5-0517 DNA region contains:
- a CDS encoding alpha-glucosidase/alpha-galactosidase, translating to MSFKVAFIGAGSIGFTRGLLRDLLTVPEFNNIEIAFCDISQHNLDMVTELCQRDIRENGLNIQIHPTTDRKEALKDAKYVLCTIRVGGLEAFATDVDIPLKYGVDQCVGDTLCAGGIMYGQRGIAEMLDICKDIREQSAPDVLLLNYSNPMAMLTWACNKYGGVRTIGLCHGVQHGHHQIAEAFGLKKSEVDIICAGINHQTWYIQASHEGKDLTGDLLEAFEKHPEYSRTEKVRIDMLRRFGYYSTESNGHLSEYVPWYRKRPEEINEWIDLGNWINGETGGYLRVCTEGRNWFETDFPNWMKDEPMQFIPEKRGEEHGSYIIEGLETGRVYRGHFNTVNQGVISNLPDDAIIEAPGYVDRNGISMPHVGDLPLGPAAVCNVSISVQRLAVEAAVNGDDQLLRQAFMMDPLVGAVCNPKEIWQMVDEMLVAQAQWLPQYGDAIAAAEARLAAGNLIPTKEYEGAARLKVKTVEEMQQDRDAANKNAGESDKGKDREKVQQ from the coding sequence ATGTCGTTTAAAGTGGCGTTTATCGGGGCAGGAAGTATCGGATTCACTCGGGGATTGCTGCGGGATTTGCTCACGGTACCGGAGTTTAACAACATCGAAATTGCGTTCTGCGATATTAGCCAGCACAATCTGGACATGGTGACGGAGCTGTGTCAGCGGGATATCCGTGAGAATGGATTGAATATTCAGATTCATCCGACAACGGATCGGAAAGAAGCGTTAAAAGATGCGAAGTATGTACTGTGTACGATTCGTGTTGGTGGACTGGAAGCTTTTGCAACGGATGTGGATATTCCACTTAAATATGGGGTAGACCAATGTGTCGGCGATACGCTGTGTGCAGGTGGCATCATGTACGGACAACGCGGAATTGCCGAGATGCTGGACATTTGTAAAGATATTCGTGAACAGAGCGCACCGGATGTACTTCTCTTGAACTATTCCAATCCGATGGCGATGCTCACATGGGCATGCAATAAGTATGGCGGTGTGCGGACGATCGGACTGTGTCATGGCGTACAGCATGGTCATCATCAGATTGCGGAAGCTTTTGGCTTGAAAAAGAGTGAAGTGGATATTATCTGTGCCGGCATCAACCATCAGACCTGGTATATTCAGGCTTCTCATGAAGGCAAAGATCTTACAGGTGACCTGCTCGAAGCCTTCGAAAAACATCCCGAGTACAGCCGCACCGAGAAAGTGCGGATCGATATGCTGCGCCGCTTCGGATATTACAGTACAGAATCGAATGGTCATCTGAGTGAATATGTGCCGTGGTACCGCAAACGTCCGGAAGAGATTAACGAATGGATCGACTTGGGCAACTGGATCAACGGAGAGACAGGTGGGTATCTGCGGGTATGCACCGAGGGGCGCAACTGGTTTGAGACGGATTTCCCTAACTGGATGAAGGATGAACCGATGCAATTTATTCCCGAAAAACGGGGCGAGGAGCATGGTTCGTACATTATCGAAGGGCTGGAGACCGGACGTGTCTATCGCGGACATTTTAATACCGTTAATCAAGGAGTCATCTCGAACCTGCCGGACGATGCGATTATTGAAGCACCAGGATATGTGGATCGCAACGGCATTTCTATGCCACATGTAGGTGATCTGCCACTAGGACCAGCCGCGGTATGTAATGTGAGTATTTCCGTGCAACGTCTGGCAGTTGAAGCTGCGGTGAACGGAGACGACCAATTACTTCGTCAGGCGTTCATGATGGACCCGCTCGTAGGTGCCGTATGTAATCCAAAAGAGATCTGGCAGATGGTCGATGAGATGTTGGTTGCACAGGCTCAGTGGCTGCCACAGTACGGGGATGCGATTGCTGCCGCAGAAGCAAGACTTGCTGCGGGTAATCTTATTCCGACGAAGGAGTATGAAGGTGCAGCACGTCTTAAGGTGAAAACCGTTGAAGAGATGCAACAGGATCGTGATGCTGCCAACAAAAACGCAGGTGAATCCGATAAAGGCAAGGATCGTGAGAAAGTGCAGCAATAG
- a CDS encoding PadR family transcriptional regulator: MDVQVINSDLIRGNIDPIILSVLIPSDNYGYSIIKEIYRKSGEQFELKEPTLYSSLKRLEKSGYVESYWGEETQGGRRKYYRITVQGLEAYREQVQAWQAAKALIDCMIVTGEKGDEDL, translated from the coding sequence ATGGATGTTCAAGTAATTAACAGTGATCTGATTCGGGGCAATATTGACCCCATCATTCTGAGTGTACTTATACCTTCTGATAACTATGGTTACAGCATTATTAAGGAGATCTATCGCAAGAGTGGAGAGCAGTTTGAATTGAAGGAACCTACGCTTTATTCCAGTTTGAAGAGGCTGGAGAAGAGTGGATATGTGGAGTCTTACTGGGGGGAAGAGACGCAGGGAGGACGACGCAAATATTACCGGATTACAGTGCAAGGCCTCGAAGCCTATAGAGAGCAGGTTCAAGCTTGGCAGGCAGCCAAGGCACTGATTGATTGTATGATTGTCACTGGAGAAAAAGGAGATGAAGACCTATGA
- a CDS encoding permease prefix domain 1-containing protein: protein MRLEARITRHVNRLFAHAPDTLDNRELKEEIHSNLAARIDDYISQGMSEDKAFQTAIQHIAGMDQVMSDHRRVQRVPYWTALLQSALIYCLIAWIITIPTRVVMQGSAINNLLMLVSLLVGGSYVLYMLTNRTNDPATSVKTTVIQTDAFMRWNRRIWWLWAVFMIVLWGTQAALRFGSNIWFNRPIQVDGPYQFAMMAIAFAIPLLSVIIPLVVHRAYRIISKYEVSDVS, encoded by the coding sequence ATGAGATTGGAAGCTCGCATCACCCGTCATGTGAATCGTCTGTTCGCTCACGCACCAGATACATTGGATAATCGGGAATTAAAAGAAGAGATTCACAGTAATCTCGCTGCGCGGATTGACGATTATATCTCGCAGGGGATGAGTGAAGATAAGGCGTTCCAGACCGCCATTCAGCATATCGCTGGTATGGATCAAGTGATGAGTGACCATCGGAGAGTGCAACGTGTTCCGTACTGGACAGCGTTATTACAGTCTGCTCTGATATATTGCCTTATAGCCTGGATCATAACCATTCCAACGAGAGTGGTGATGCAAGGCTCCGCCATAAACAACCTGCTTATGCTCGTGAGCCTCCTTGTTGGGGGATCATATGTATTGTATATGTTGACCAACAGGACGAATGATCCGGCAACTTCAGTGAAAACTACAGTGATTCAAACCGATGCCTTTATGCGGTGGAATCGCAGAATTTGGTGGTTATGGGCGGTGTTCATGATTGTACTATGGGGAACACAGGCGGCGTTGCGATTTGGAAGCAACATCTGGTTTAATCGACCCATTCAGGTGGATGGACCTTATCAGTTTGCTATGATGGCCATTGCCTTTGCTATCCCGCTACTGAGCGTTATTATTCCTTTGGTAGTGCATCGGGCGTATCGGATCATTAGCAAATATGAAGTGAGTGATGTGTCATGA
- a CDS encoding DUF4825 domain-containing protein — MRGKNIWIIALVVLGVVGLVFVEGFVNPRIEAQQDQYEAEQNDPLTHDFAALVKYRSPYMGDNSNLSHLNQALPLQERLNGYQLYPETFTAQVNYSLDTHEMDTEELERILVYNAIANFVMIDNLEQVVYQLENTSYTLRRESAQQWTGTELEKLQNVELWNSIVREKLVEMAQVKAAFSQIVDN; from the coding sequence ATGAGAGGGAAAAATATATGGATTATTGCACTCGTTGTTCTCGGTGTGGTTGGCCTTGTGTTCGTGGAGGGTTTCGTTAATCCGAGGATCGAGGCACAGCAGGATCAGTATGAAGCAGAGCAGAATGATCCGCTGACGCATGATTTTGCCGCTTTAGTGAAATATCGCAGTCCCTACATGGGTGATAATTCCAACCTTAGTCATTTGAATCAAGCCTTACCTTTACAAGAAAGATTGAATGGTTACCAACTGTACCCGGAGACGTTCACGGCTCAAGTGAATTATAGCTTGGATACGCACGAGATGGATACAGAGGAACTTGAGCGAATACTGGTATATAATGCGATTGCGAACTTTGTGATGATCGATAATCTGGAGCAGGTTGTCTACCAGTTAGAGAATACCAGCTATACCTTACGTCGTGAATCTGCCCAACAATGGACAGGTACGGAATTAGAGAAGCTTCAGAACGTGGAGCTATGGAATTCGATTGTACGCGAGAAGCTCGTGGAAATGGCACAAGTGAAAGCAGCTTTTTCACAAATTGTTGACAATTAA
- a CDS encoding amino acid ABC transporter substrate-binding protein: MRKKAILLLFISICVLIVAGCSSSASKDDNTIVVGIDDKFAPMGFRDEQNEIVGFDIDYARAAAEKMGKEITFQPIDWSSKESELNSGRIDMIWNGYTITDERKEKVLFTKPYLENSQVAITLADSPITKLDELDGKNVGLQALSSAADALAASPLKDKVKASEFKDNVLALTDLKTKRLDAVIIDEVVARYYMSKEEGTFKLLDESLAPEQYGIGIKKGNEELLNQLQKALDELNADGTAAKISTQWLGEDKVLK; the protein is encoded by the coding sequence ATGAGAAAAAAAGCGATTCTACTATTATTCATTAGTATATGTGTATTGATTGTAGCGGGTTGTTCCAGTTCCGCAAGCAAAGACGATAACACGATTGTTGTAGGCATTGACGATAAGTTTGCTCCAATGGGTTTCCGGGACGAGCAGAATGAAATTGTTGGTTTTGATATTGATTACGCACGAGCTGCAGCGGAGAAAATGGGTAAAGAAATCACATTCCAGCCGATCGACTGGTCTTCCAAAGAATCAGAGCTGAACAGTGGTCGAATCGACATGATCTGGAACGGATACACCATTACGGATGAGCGCAAGGAGAAAGTGCTCTTCACGAAGCCTTACCTGGAAAACAGTCAGGTCGCGATTACCTTGGCAGACTCGCCAATTACAAAGCTGGATGAACTTGATGGTAAAAATGTGGGATTACAGGCATTGTCCTCAGCGGCAGATGCACTGGCAGCTAGTCCCCTGAAGGATAAAGTAAAAGCTTCCGAATTCAAGGATAACGTGCTTGCTCTGACTGACTTGAAAACAAAACGTCTGGATGCGGTCATCATCGATGAAGTGGTCGCGAGATACTACATGTCCAAGGAAGAGGGAACATTCAAACTGCTGGATGAATCTCTTGCACCGGAACAATATGGAATAGGTATCAAAAAAGGCAATGAAGAGCTTCTGAATCAGCTGCAAAAAGCGCTGGATGAGCTCAATGCAGATGGAACAGCAGCTAAAATCTCCACCCAATGGTTGGGTGAAGACAAGGTTCTGAAATAG
- a CDS encoding amino acid ABC transporter permease, which translates to MSWDYILTILKPMLEGAQTTIFMFLLAIVLSVPLGFAVTLAMRSQIKPLAWIAHTYVYVMRGTPLLLQILFFCFGLPLLPVIGEYLVFDRFVAAGIAFILNYAAYFAEIFRGGLLSIDKGQHEAAKVLGLTKWQTMTKVIIPQMIRVVLPATANESITLIKDTALLYAVAVPELLYYAQAAVNRDLQLIPFFVAAIMYLLMTLVLTLLFKALEKRFSYE; encoded by the coding sequence ATGAGTTGGGATTATATATTGACCATTTTAAAACCTATGCTAGAGGGTGCACAGACCACCATTTTCATGTTCTTACTGGCGATCGTGTTATCTGTACCGCTTGGATTTGCGGTCACGCTCGCGATGAGAAGCCAGATTAAACCACTGGCGTGGATTGCTCATACCTACGTCTACGTGATGCGAGGAACACCACTGCTGCTCCAAATTCTATTCTTCTGCTTCGGTTTACCGTTGCTTCCGGTGATTGGAGAGTACCTGGTGTTTGATCGCTTTGTAGCAGCGGGGATTGCATTCATCCTGAACTATGCGGCGTACTTTGCTGAAATCTTCAGGGGCGGACTGCTGTCCATTGATAAAGGGCAACATGAGGCGGCAAAGGTCCTTGGATTGACGAAGTGGCAGACGATGACCAAAGTCATTATTCCTCAGATGATTCGTGTAGTGTTGCCTGCAACGGCCAATGAGTCCATTACTCTGATCAAGGATACGGCACTGCTCTATGCCGTGGCTGTACCCGAGCTGTTGTATTACGCCCAAGCGGCAGTGAATCGGGATTTGCAGTTAATCCCGTTCTTCGTAGCGGCGATTATGTATCTGCTCATGACTCTCGTGCTTACTTTGCTGTTCAAGGCGCTGGAGAAGCGGTTTTCATATGAATAA
- a CDS encoding amino acid ABC transporter ATP-binding protein, with the protein MTHIIEVNQLRKSFGTLDVLKQVSFNVEPGEVIAVIGPSGSGKSTMLRSLIHLEDISGGTIRIQDQTLVDNGRYAGAADIRKMTDRMGMVFQHFNLFPHLTVQANLELAPKTLKKESSSVIRYRSLELLGKVGLSDKADAYPANLSGGQKQRVAIARALMMQPDILLFDEPTSALDPELTGEVLRVIKQLAQENMTMMIVTHEMGFARDVADRVFFMDNGEIAEAGPPEQIFGNPKLARTRTFLQRVEVEG; encoded by the coding sequence ATGACACATATAATAGAAGTAAATCAGTTGAGAAAATCATTCGGCACACTTGATGTGCTGAAGCAGGTATCCTTCAATGTGGAACCAGGCGAAGTAATTGCCGTGATTGGGCCCTCGGGTTCAGGTAAAAGTACGATGCTGCGCAGCCTGATTCATCTGGAGGATATCTCGGGCGGAACGATTCGCATTCAGGATCAGACATTGGTCGATAATGGTCGTTACGCGGGTGCCGCAGATATTCGCAAGATGACGGATCGTATGGGTATGGTATTCCAGCATTTCAACCTGTTCCCACACCTGACCGTACAGGCTAATCTGGAACTCGCACCGAAGACTTTGAAAAAAGAAAGTTCAAGTGTCATCCGGTACCGCAGTCTGGAATTACTCGGCAAAGTAGGACTGTCGGACAAGGCAGACGCGTATCCAGCCAATCTGTCCGGTGGACAGAAACAACGTGTAGCTATTGCCCGCGCACTCATGATGCAGCCTGACATTCTTCTGTTTGATGAGCCGACATCGGCCCTCGATCCGGAGCTGACCGGGGAAGTGTTACGCGTAATCAAACAACTTGCGCAGGAAAATATGACGATGATGATTGTCACGCATGAGATGGGCTTCGCCCGTGATGTTGCGGATCGTGTGTTCTTCATGGATAACGGGGAAATCGCAGAGGCGGGACCGCCAGAACAGATCTTCGGCAATCCAAAGCTTGCACGTACTCGGACATTTTTGCAGCGGGTGGAAGTGGAAGGATAG
- a CDS encoding DUF4190 domain-containing protein yields the protein MEHRDRENDVNRYYNDTLPPPPYVIPKTNSKSIAALVLGILSIVIPYVGLLIGIVAIIIASISLKEMKTRMEQGRGLAIAGLVCGIISVALYVLLITLALLFSFAVSSSDMYSTY from the coding sequence TTGGAACATCGCGATCGCGAAAATGATGTGAATCGTTATTATAACGACACACTTCCACCACCACCTTATGTAATACCAAAAACCAATAGTAAATCGATTGCAGCTCTTGTTTTGGGCATATTGTCCATCGTAATTCCATACGTGGGATTACTGATTGGTATTGTTGCCATCATCATTGCCTCTATATCGCTCAAAGAAATGAAGACCCGCATGGAACAGGGCAGAGGATTAGCCATTGCTGGCCTTGTCTGTGGAATTATCAGTGTAGCGTTGTATGTATTACTGATTACGCTCGCGCTGTTATTTTCTTTTGCTGTCTCGAGTTCTGATATGTACTCTACATACTAG
- a CDS encoding YhgE/Pip domain-containing protein: MKSFHVFGQDLKSAFKKPKVFIPILVVLFIPVLYSGLFLNAFWDPYGKMNELPVAVVNTDQGAVYNGKSLEVGQNLIDELKKSDDFNWQFVTREQADQGMEDNKYYMTIVIPEDFSSKATTLMDEHPEPADLIYEPNEGYNFLAGQIGGTAVKQIRSKVAAKVTESYTETLLDQVEKISGGLADAGDGAGQIHNGAIKLDEGAATLKENLSKLAAGTDKLETGIVSLEEGTSTLAQGTGDLHTGASALSSGLSQLAAAGTKLSDGATQAEMGGKQLQAGLQSAQEGAAKLDAGLAASEEGSAKLNAGLQSSVEGSGKVSEGAKAVAQGLAQLAEASPELAASPAVQQLLAASQAVAAGSEQVYQGGQQLVAGSQNLYAAQQQLHQGSSQLVQGEQQLVQGATQLSAGHEKLAMGLQQFNSKLSEAASGAAKLADGSGQLDAGAGKLVAGVSQLTDGISTLADGSHKLDDGAGQLKEGTLTLTDGSGELATKLNEAAEQTGSVKKTDELVTMYAEPVQVDEHKYNEVPNYGTGFSPYFLSLGLFVGALIATLVVPTRGSTVSEASGWNRFVSKTLAFTLMSAVQSLLASWLVLYGLGLNVQSVPLFLLFSFVTSLSFMYIIQALVTWLENPGRFLAILMLIFQLTTSAGTFPLELIPNWLKVFNPWLPMTYSVTGYKAVISSGQFGVAWDQLGILCIFAVIGLGGTLTYFLMHRTTENENVSNEVALHA; the protein is encoded by the coding sequence ATGAAATCATTCCACGTATTTGGGCAGGATCTGAAGTCCGCCTTCAAGAAACCAAAAGTATTTATTCCGATTCTCGTTGTACTGTTCATTCCGGTATTGTATAGCGGCCTGTTCCTGAATGCATTCTGGGACCCTTATGGCAAAATGAATGAATTACCTGTAGCCGTGGTCAACACGGATCAGGGTGCAGTCTACAACGGCAAATCACTGGAGGTCGGTCAGAATCTGATCGATGAATTGAAAAAAAGCGATGATTTCAACTGGCAATTCGTCACTCGTGAACAAGCAGATCAAGGCATGGAAGACAATAAATATTATATGACGATTGTTATTCCGGAGGACTTTTCCTCCAAAGCAACGACCCTGATGGATGAGCACCCTGAGCCAGCAGATCTGATCTACGAACCCAATGAAGGATACAACTTCCTCGCGGGTCAGATCGGTGGCACGGCGGTTAAACAAATTCGCTCCAAAGTTGCTGCCAAAGTCACAGAATCGTATACCGAAACGTTATTGGATCAGGTTGAAAAAATCTCTGGTGGTTTGGCGGATGCCGGGGATGGCGCAGGTCAGATTCATAATGGTGCGATCAAACTGGATGAGGGTGCTGCTACATTAAAAGAGAACCTCTCTAAACTGGCCGCTGGCACCGACAAGCTCGAAACGGGCATAGTTTCGTTAGAAGAAGGTACGTCCACTCTCGCCCAAGGCACAGGTGATCTTCATACTGGCGCAAGTGCCCTTTCCAGTGGGCTATCCCAACTCGCAGCAGCAGGCACGAAGCTGAGTGATGGAGCAACCCAGGCCGAAATGGGCGGCAAACAGTTACAGGCTGGTCTTCAATCTGCTCAAGAAGGCGCGGCTAAGCTGGATGCAGGACTTGCGGCTTCCGAGGAAGGTAGTGCGAAGCTGAATGCTGGACTGCAAAGCTCTGTTGAGGGCAGCGGCAAAGTTAGCGAGGGTGCCAAAGCGGTTGCACAAGGGCTCGCCCAATTGGCTGAAGCCAGTCCGGAACTGGCCGCAAGTCCTGCTGTTCAGCAGCTCCTGGCAGCAAGTCAGGCCGTAGCCGCTGGCAGTGAACAAGTGTATCAGGGCGGACAGCAGTTGGTCGCAGGCAGCCAAAACCTGTACGCTGCACAGCAGCAACTGCATCAAGGCAGCAGCCAGTTGGTACAGGGTGAACAACAACTGGTACAAGGTGCTACGCAATTATCCGCCGGACACGAAAAGCTTGCGATGGGCCTACAGCAATTCAATTCCAAATTATCCGAAGCAGCGTCTGGAGCAGCTAAACTTGCGGACGGTTCAGGTCAATTGGATGCTGGTGCAGGCAAGTTGGTTGCGGGTGTAAGCCAGCTCACAGACGGAATCTCAACACTTGCAGATGGCTCACATAAGCTGGATGACGGTGCCGGTCAGTTAAAAGAAGGTACGTTGACGTTAACGGATGGCTCTGGTGAACTTGCCACCAAGCTGAATGAAGCGGCTGAGCAGACGGGGAGTGTGAAAAAGACCGATGAACTGGTAACGATGTATGCGGAGCCTGTTCAGGTCGATGAGCATAAATATAATGAGGTACCCAATTATGGTACAGGATTCTCGCCATACTTCCTGTCACTGGGGCTGTTTGTCGGGGCATTGATCGCCACGTTGGTTGTGCCAACACGCGGCAGCACGGTTAGCGAGGCAAGTGGCTGGAATCGTTTTGTGAGTAAAACGCTGGCTTTCACACTTATGAGTGCTGTGCAATCCCTACTTGCTTCGTGGCTCGTATTGTACGGCTTGGGTCTGAATGTTCAGAGCGTTCCGTTGTTCCTCTTGTTCAGCTTTGTGACCAGCCTAAGCTTCATGTACATCATTCAGGCACTGGTGACTTGGTTGGAAAATCCGGGACGATTCCTCGCAATTCTGATGTTGATCTTCCAGCTTACGACCAGCGCGGGTACCTTCCCGCTCGAACTGATTCCAAACTGGTTGAAGGTGTTTAATCCATGGCTGCCTATGACCTATTCGGTAACAGGTTATAAAGCAGTTATCTCAAGCGGACAGTTCGGCGTGGCTTGGGATCAGCTCGGTATACTGTGCATCTTTGCGGTAATTGGTCTTGGAGGAACTCTAACGTACTTCCTGATGCACCGTACCACAGAGAACGAAAACGTGAGCAATGAAGTTGCACTTCACGCGTAG
- a CDS encoding TetR/AcrR family transcriptional regulator — MKTIDRRQQVMDSAEKSFALFGYKATTMEQVARLANVGKGTIYTFFENKEELFSEILRSIITDMRQITEQTVKEENSFLDNVHMSMDSLLEYREEHELLIKLFQEVNEFGTLQAKEGLQQVETAILEYLERQVSRAMELEQIRRDDPKLVSFVLLKLYVTLTSDWNKAHPTLHKDQIKDFVGLFLKNGLSPT, encoded by the coding sequence ATGAAAACGATAGATCGAAGGCAACAGGTGATGGACTCTGCCGAGAAATCCTTTGCCCTGTTTGGCTACAAGGCCACAACGATGGAGCAGGTTGCGAGACTTGCCAATGTGGGCAAGGGAACGATCTATACTTTTTTCGAAAATAAAGAAGAACTGTTCAGCGAGATTCTGCGCTCAATCATTACGGACATGAGACAGATTACAGAGCAGACCGTGAAGGAAGAAAATTCCTTTCTGGATAACGTGCATATGAGTATGGACTCTCTGCTGGAGTACCGGGAGGAACATGAGTTGTTGATTAAGCTTTTTCAGGAGGTTAACGAGTTCGGTACACTGCAAGCCAAGGAAGGTTTGCAGCAAGTGGAGACAGCCATTCTCGAATATCTGGAGCGTCAGGTCAGCCGTGCCATGGAGTTGGAGCAGATTCGCAGAGACGATCCCAAACTGGTTTCTTTTGTCCTGCTGAAGCTGTATGTCACCTTAACCTCGGATTGGAACAAAGCGCATCCTACGCTGCATAAGGATCAGATCAAGGATTTTGTGGGCCTCTTTCTCAAGAATGGCTTATCCCCCACCTAG